A genomic stretch from Chryseobacterium sp. SNU WT5 includes:
- a CDS encoding DUF5687 family protein: MYWRLLQLEFKNFIRNPQFGANLGMKILMFFGMAYFSAIFVALPFLLYFFAKKKMDADPLMLFCKFFIYYWVFDLLVRYFLQQMPTQNIKPFLTLGITKKKLVNYTVLKILVNFFNWGNLLFLLPFASLLIYDGGYSVIHVIMFTIGIFAIFYFNNFLNILLNGKSAVVLIVFGVMAAFAALEYYGIIQLSSYSQKIFYSFYEYAGVFLIPVLLAISVAYLAYQEIYKNFYLDKGLELKVAEGKTENIEFLNRYGVMGTFINNDIRLLKRSKAAKSALFASVMFLFYGLLTFTKGYDNSFMQVFMGIFVTGGFMLMFGQRVPSWDSSYYPLMMTQNVPYKEYLKGKWSLIIIGIFTSMILASGYLLISWEFYLTVFAAGLYNLGVNSYITLLAGAFNKKPIDLNSKSKSFGGGGNNFNMKTMLLMLPQMVLPMAVFAIVKYFFGIYPAVASLGILGIIGFLLKNKIFDVIVKVYKTEKYSTLEAFKKV; the protein is encoded by the coding sequence ATGTATTGGAGACTTCTACAACTTGAATTCAAAAATTTTATACGGAATCCGCAATTCGGCGCCAACCTTGGAATGAAAATTCTGATGTTTTTCGGAATGGCCTATTTCAGTGCCATATTCGTGGCGTTGCCTTTTCTACTCTATTTTTTCGCTAAGAAGAAAATGGACGCAGATCCACTGATGCTCTTCTGCAAATTTTTTATTTACTATTGGGTTTTTGATTTATTGGTTCGTTATTTCTTACAACAGATGCCCACCCAAAACATCAAACCTTTTCTTACTTTAGGAATTACCAAGAAAAAATTAGTCAACTATACGGTTCTGAAAATTCTTGTTAATTTCTTCAATTGGGGAAATTTATTATTTCTTCTCCCCTTTGCTAGCTTACTTATTTATGATGGCGGATATTCTGTAATCCATGTAATCATGTTTACCATTGGGATCTTCGCTATCTTCTATTTCAATAACTTTTTGAATATTTTGCTGAACGGAAAGAGCGCGGTGGTATTAATCGTATTCGGCGTGATGGCAGCTTTCGCCGCTTTGGAATATTATGGAATCATTCAACTCTCATCTTACTCTCAAAAAATATTCTACAGCTTTTATGAATATGCGGGCGTTTTCCTTATACCTGTATTATTGGCAATTTCAGTCGCATATCTTGCTTATCAGGAAATTTATAAAAACTTTTATTTAGACAAAGGACTGGAATTAAAAGTCGCAGAAGGAAAAACAGAGAATATCGAATTTCTAAACCGTTACGGAGTAATGGGGACTTTTATTAATAATGATATCCGGCTACTAAAAAGAAGCAAGGCTGCAAAGTCTGCTTTATTCGCCAGTGTTATGTTTCTATTTTACGGCTTACTGACGTTTACTAAAGGATATGACAACAGTTTCATGCAAGTCTTTATGGGAATTTTTGTTACAGGAGGATTTATGCTCATGTTTGGTCAACGGGTACCAAGTTGGGACAGTTCTTATTATCCATTAATGATGACTCAAAATGTGCCGTACAAAGAATATCTGAAAGGTAAGTGGTCGCTGATTATTATTGGTATTTTCACTTCAATGATCCTAGCATCTGGTTATCTTTTAATTAGCTGGGAATTTTATCTCACCGTATTTGCGGCAGGTCTTTATAATTTAGGAGTTAATTCATATATCACTCTTTTAGCAGGAGCTTTTAATAAAAAACCAATTGACCTCAACTCGAAAAGTAAATCTTTCGGCGGCGGCGGAAATAATTTCAACATGAAAACAATGCTCCTGATGCTACCTCAAATGGTGTTACCGATGGCTGTATTTGCAATCGTTAAATACTTCTTCGGGATTTATCCGGCAGTAGCCAGTCTGGGAATCTTAGGAATTATTGGTTTCCTATTGAAAAATAAAATTTTTGATGTTATCGTGAAAGTTTACAAAACCGAGAAATATTCTACCCTTGAAGCCTTTAAAAAAGTTTAA
- a CDS encoding DNA-directed RNA polymerase subunit omega: protein MSVKDSKAELSTITYDRDKIEENVGSIYEAIVVMGKRAEQINAEIRSELHNKLDEFAVHNSTLEEVFENKEQIEISKHYEKLPKPTSIAIQEWLDEEIYYRKTDERN, encoded by the coding sequence ATGAGCGTAAAAGATTCTAAAGCCGAATTAAGTACTATAACTTACGATAGAGATAAAATTGAAGAGAATGTAGGTTCTATCTATGAAGCGATCGTGGTAATGGGAAAGAGAGCAGAGCAGATCAATGCTGAAATTCGTTCTGAACTTCATAATAAACTAGACGAATTTGCGGTGCACAATTCAACTCTTGAAGAAGTTTTCGAAAATAAAGAACAAATTGAAATTTCTAAGCATTACGAAAAACTTCCAAAACCAACTTCAATTGCAATTCAAGAATGGTTAGATGAAGAGATCTACTATAGAAAAACAGACGAAAGAAACTAA
- the coaBC gene encoding bifunctional phosphopantothenoylcysteine decarboxylase/phosphopantothenate--cysteine ligase CoaBC, with amino-acid sequence MKLQDKKVLLCISGGIAAYKINYLIRDLIKKGAEVQVLMTPSAEQFVSKLTLSTLSKNPVYSDFYSENGTWNNHVEFALWADVMILAPCTANTLSKMVHGTCDNLVLATYMSAKCPVFIAPAMDLDMYQHPSTKQNLELAEDFGHHIIPAEDGELASGLSGQGRMAEPETIARKIADFFQTNKTLENKTVLITAGPTYEAIDPVRFIGNHSSGKMGFSIAEEAANRGAKVILISGPSSEKIQHSNIEIYRVTSAKEMFDKVFEHYHDADIAIASAAVADYAPKVIAKEKIKKNDDSLTIELVKNPDILKTMGERKTTQFLVGFALETQNEEENAKGKLHKKNLDMIVLNSLKDEGAGFKGATNKIKIITESTLNEFSLKSKKEVAKDILNFVEEQILK; translated from the coding sequence ATGAAACTTCAGGATAAGAAAGTACTACTCTGCATTTCTGGCGGAATTGCTGCCTACAAAATTAATTACCTCATCAGAGATCTTATCAAAAAAGGTGCTGAAGTTCAAGTTTTAATGACGCCTTCCGCGGAACAGTTTGTTTCTAAACTAACGCTATCTACCCTTTCCAAAAATCCAGTTTACAGCGACTTTTATTCTGAAAACGGAACATGGAACAATCATGTAGAATTTGCACTCTGGGCAGATGTTATGATACTTGCACCTTGCACCGCAAATACCTTATCGAAAATGGTCCACGGGACTTGTGACAATTTAGTTCTTGCAACTTATATGTCTGCAAAATGCCCTGTATTTATTGCGCCTGCAATGGATTTGGATATGTATCAACATCCTTCTACCAAACAAAACTTAGAATTAGCAGAAGACTTCGGACATCATATCATTCCTGCTGAAGATGGTGAACTGGCAAGTGGTTTATCTGGTCAAGGACGAATGGCTGAACCAGAAACGATTGCAAGAAAAATAGCAGATTTCTTTCAAACCAATAAAACATTAGAGAACAAAACCGTACTCATTACGGCCGGACCAACTTATGAAGCGATTGATCCGGTTCGATTTATCGGAAATCACTCTTCGGGTAAAATGGGCTTTTCAATAGCGGAAGAAGCTGCCAACCGAGGTGCCAAAGTGATTCTTATATCAGGTCCCAGTTCTGAGAAAATACAGCATTCCAACATAGAAATTTACCGTGTTACCTCCGCAAAAGAAATGTTTGATAAAGTCTTTGAACATTATCATGATGCAGATATTGCAATTGCCAGCGCTGCTGTTGCAGATTACGCTCCGAAAGTAATTGCAAAAGAAAAAATCAAAAAGAATGATGATTCTTTAACTATAGAATTAGTTAAAAATCCCGACATTCTGAAAACAATGGGTGAAAGGAAAACCACACAATTTCTTGTTGGTTTTGCGCTGGAGACTCAAAACGAAGAAGAAAATGCGAAAGGAAAGCTGCACAAGAAAAATCTCGACATGATTGTACTCAATTCATTGAAAGATGAAGGTGCTGGTTTCAAAGGAGCTACCAATAAAATTAAGATCATCACCGAATCAACTTTAAACGAATTCTCTTTAAAATCTAAAAAAGAAGTTGCGAAGGATATTTTAAATTTTGTTGAAGAACAGATTTTGAAATAA
- a CDS encoding outer membrane protein assembly factor BamD, translating to MKKYLIIALAFFALSACNRQQDLALKSADKDYILKVANEKFEKKKWKDALALYERLSNLVAGTDDAPNVVYNSAYANYYDKNYKLAGHQFKNFAVTFPQDPRTEEASYLSALCYYEGSMDYNLDQTSTELAINELQNFLNSYPNSDRAKNINELIDELTYKLEFKAYENAKQYYKMAEYKAATTSFENVLNDFPSTKLRTKIYDYILQSKYELAVNSQYQLKKDRIESALAFTKQIEKEMPGTDLSKTAVDLRGKLAKEKESFLELEKKVEARNKEIREKQKEAEAKINLEKEKESAEK from the coding sequence ATGAAAAAGTATTTAATAATTGCTCTTGCATTCTTTGCATTATCTGCCTGCAACAGACAACAGGATTTGGCATTGAAAAGTGCGGATAAAGATTATATCCTAAAAGTTGCGAACGAAAAATTTGAAAAGAAAAAGTGGAAAGACGCTTTGGCCCTGTACGAAAGACTTTCTAATTTAGTTGCTGGAACAGATGATGCCCCAAATGTGGTATACAATTCTGCCTATGCGAACTATTATGATAAAAACTACAAGTTAGCCGGCCATCAGTTTAAGAATTTTGCAGTAACATTTCCACAAGATCCGCGAACTGAGGAAGCATCTTACCTGTCGGCTCTTTGCTACTACGAAGGTAGTATGGATTACAACTTAGACCAGACAAGTACAGAATTAGCGATTAATGAATTGCAAAACTTTCTTAATAGCTACCCCAATTCTGACCGCGCAAAAAACATCAACGAACTGATTGATGAATTAACTTATAAGTTAGAATTTAAAGCGTATGAGAACGCGAAACAATATTATAAGATGGCCGAATACAAAGCAGCAACTACTTCTTTTGAAAATGTTCTGAACGACTTCCCAAGTACAAAATTACGTACGAAAATCTATGATTATATTCTACAATCTAAATATGAATTAGCTGTAAACTCACAATATCAATTGAAGAAAGACCGTATTGAAAGTGCTTTGGCTTTTACAAAACAGATTGAAAAAGAAATGCCGGGAACTGATCTAAGCAAGACTGCTGTCGATCTTCGAGGTAAATTAGCCAAAGAAAAAGAAAGCTTTCTGGAGCTTGAGAAAAAAGTCGAAGCTCGTAACAAAGAGATTAGAGAAAAACAAAAAGAAGCGGAAGCAAAAATCAATTTGGAAAAAGAGAAAGAAAGTGCAGAGAAATAA
- a CDS encoding DNA repair protein RecN: protein MLSRIFIQNFALIDSLEITLDKGLQVITGETGAGKSIILGALRLILGERADSKSIQSSETKSIVEAEFIVNESFKNFFDENDLDFEINTVIRREILPTGKSRAFINDVPVTLEILKKLSEKLIDIHSQFETSNLFDEEYQFRMIDGLSKNKTLIVNYQQDFSAYKKLVRELDQYRKQLSEGNKENDYKVFLLEELLEVNLDEFDLEDVQHQLSKQENAETIIENLSLIFNKIDQEEIGLLDSMLEVKNRLAKVATLSHEYSRLNQRFEETFVEFKDLLFDLQNEAEKMETSPEVLSELSSQLNKINSLFLKHKVNSIEELKEIRNEIQNEQTGFAELELLIDQTEKKIKIAAEQLTKASTELSQNRKKEIPNFIKKTEKLLNQLGLEKAKIEVQLADADTFTNFGKENIQLLFQANSGFPLKPIQTAISGGERSRVMLSIKKLMAENAELPTLILDEIDTGVSGKVAEEIGNVMKDMSENMQLIVISHLAQVAAKGNNNYKVIKREVNGKTQSTIIPLNHDEKLQEIAQLLSGSKITDAAISQAKELMK, encoded by the coding sequence ATGCTTTCAAGAATATTTATTCAAAATTTCGCACTCATCGATTCACTCGAAATCACTTTAGACAAAGGTTTACAGGTTATTACGGGAGAAACAGGTGCGGGAAAATCGATCATTCTTGGTGCATTACGTTTAATCTTGGGTGAGAGAGCAGACAGCAAATCCATTCAAAGTTCTGAAACTAAAAGCATCGTTGAAGCAGAATTCATCGTTAATGAAAGTTTCAAAAACTTCTTTGATGAAAATGATTTAGATTTTGAAATCAATACAGTCATTCGAAGAGAGATTTTACCAACAGGAAAATCCAGAGCATTTATAAATGATGTCCCAGTTACGTTAGAAATTTTAAAAAAACTTTCTGAGAAACTGATTGATATCCATTCCCAATTCGAAACGTCAAATTTGTTTGATGAAGAATATCAGTTCCGAATGATTGATGGCCTTTCAAAAAACAAAACATTAATTGTCAATTATCAACAAGATTTCTCGGCGTATAAAAAGTTAGTTCGCGAACTTGACCAATACAGAAAGCAGCTTTCTGAAGGCAACAAAGAAAATGACTATAAAGTATTCTTATTAGAAGAATTACTGGAGGTCAATCTGGATGAATTTGACTTAGAAGACGTTCAACATCAATTAAGTAAACAGGAAAACGCCGAAACGATTATCGAAAATCTATCTTTAATTTTTAATAAAATTGATCAGGAAGAAATAGGTTTACTGGATTCGATGCTCGAAGTTAAAAACAGATTAGCTAAAGTTGCAACCTTATCACATGAATACTCAAGATTAAATCAAAGATTTGAGGAAACTTTTGTAGAGTTTAAAGACCTTCTTTTCGATCTTCAAAACGAAGCGGAAAAAATGGAAACAAGTCCGGAAGTGCTTTCTGAGTTGTCTTCCCAGTTGAATAAGATTAATTCTTTATTTTTAAAACATAAAGTAAATTCTATCGAAGAACTGAAAGAAATTCGTAATGAGATTCAGAATGAACAAACTGGTTTCGCCGAATTAGAATTATTAATTGATCAAACCGAAAAGAAAATTAAAATTGCTGCTGAACAATTAACAAAGGCTTCAACTGAATTATCACAAAATCGTAAGAAAGAGATTCCAAATTTCATTAAGAAAACCGAAAAGTTACTCAATCAGTTAGGATTAGAAAAAGCTAAAATTGAAGTACAGTTAGCTGATGCCGATACTTTTACTAATTTTGGAAAAGAAAACATTCAGTTACTATTTCAGGCAAATTCAGGTTTCCCATTAAAACCAATTCAAACTGCAATTTCAGGTGGTGAACGATCCAGAGTGATGCTTTCCATTAAAAAACTAATGGCAGAAAATGCAGAACTTCCAACCTTAATCCTTGATGAAATTGATACGGGAGTTTCGGGGAAAGTTGCCGAAGAAATTGGAAATGTGATGAAAGACATGTCGGAAAACATGCAACTCATCGTCATCAGCCATCTTGCGCAAGTCGCTGCCAAAGGGAATAATAATTACAAAGTAATCAAAAGAGAGGTAAATGGAAAAACCCAATCCACCATTATCCCTTTGAACCATGACGAAAAATTACAGGAAATTGCACAACTCCTTTCTGGTAGTAAAATTACTGATGCTGCGATCTCGCAGGCGAAAGAGTTGATGAAGTAA
- a CDS encoding DUF4835 family protein, translating to MKKFFTLFIILLSFQISFAQELIANVQVNAEQLGGSNTQVFKTLEKNLRDFINNTSWTGKKLQNFEKIKCNFAIIINERSGSNSFKASIVVQAVRPVFNTTYETPLLNLNDTNFAFDYTENENLVFNERQFSGKNLIDVISFYVYTILGYDGDSFKAKGGQEWFEKAQKISNNSQNQNFSGWSLIEGPRTRAALIDNLLKPEQTILRNIYYSYHRAGLDNLGNQDQSSGKRIVYDALIQLKEYENNFQMNYPVNVFIDTKKQEIFDIFNTGNNANVNMADLKALFTILSPKDIDSKWNKWK from the coding sequence ATGAAGAAATTTTTCACTCTTTTTATTATACTCCTTTCTTTTCAAATCAGTTTTGCGCAAGAACTTATTGCAAATGTGCAAGTTAACGCCGAGCAATTAGGCGGAAGTAATACTCAGGTATTTAAGACGTTAGAAAAGAATCTAAGGGATTTCATCAACAATACCAGTTGGACAGGAAAGAAATTGCAGAATTTTGAGAAGATCAAATGTAATTTCGCGATTATCATCAATGAAAGAAGTGGCAGTAACAGTTTTAAAGCCAGCATCGTGGTACAAGCTGTTCGTCCGGTTTTCAACACCACTTACGAAACGCCACTATTGAATCTCAATGATACCAATTTTGCTTTTGACTATACCGAAAACGAAAATCTTGTTTTTAACGAGCGACAATTTTCAGGTAAAAATTTAATTGATGTTATCAGCTTTTATGTTTACACAATTTTAGGTTATGATGGCGATAGTTTCAAAGCAAAAGGTGGGCAGGAATGGTTTGAGAAAGCGCAGAAAATTTCTAACAACTCTCAGAATCAAAACTTTTCCGGCTGGTCTCTAATAGAAGGACCAAGAACAAGAGCCGCCTTAATTGATAATCTGTTAAAACCCGAACAGACCATTCTAAGAAACATTTACTACAGCTACCATCGTGCGGGTTTAGATAATCTTGGGAATCAGGACCAGAGTTCTGGTAAGCGAATCGTTTACGATGCATTGATCCAACTGAAAGAATATGAAAATAATTTCCAGATGAATTATCCTGTAAATGTATTCATCGATACCAAAAAACAGGAAATATTTGACATCTTCAATACAGGTAATAATGCAAATGTTAATATGGCAGATCTAAAAGCATTATTTACCATTCTTTCACCGAAGGATATCGACTCCAAATGGAATAAGTGGAAGTAA
- the fumC gene encoding class II fumarate hydratase encodes MNYRTEKDTMGDVQVPADKFWGAQTERSRNNFKIGPEASMPHEIIEAFAYLKKAAAFTNAELGVLPNEKRDMIAKVCDEILEGKLNDQFPLVIWQTGSGTQSNMNINEVISNKAHVNNGGTLGEKSEIHPNDDVNKSQSSNDTFPTAMHIAAYKKVVEHTLPAVEKLRNTLHEKAESFKTVVKIGRTHLMDATPLTLGQEFSGYVAQLDYAMKAISNTFDHLQEVALGGTAVGTGLNTPEGYDVLVAKYISEFTGLPFVTAPNKFEALAAHDAIVESHGALKQLAVSLFKIAQDIRFLASGPRSGIGEIHIPENEPGSSIMPGKVNPTQNEAMTMVCAQVLGNDTTISFAGTQGNFELNVFKPVMAYNFLQSAQLLGDACISFNDHCAIGIEPSEPRIKELVEKSLMLVTALNTHIGYENAAKIAKTAHKNGTTLKEEAVNLGLLTAEQFDEWVKPGDMV; translated from the coding sequence ATGAATTACAGAACAGAAAAAGACACGATGGGCGATGTGCAGGTTCCAGCAGATAAATTTTGGGGCGCACAAACTGAACGTTCGCGAAACAATTTTAAAATCGGACCTGAAGCTTCGATGCCACACGAAATTATAGAAGCATTTGCTTATTTGAAAAAAGCTGCAGCGTTTACGAATGCTGAATTAGGTGTACTCCCCAACGAGAAAAGAGACATGATCGCGAAAGTTTGCGATGAGATTTTGGAGGGGAAACTAAATGATCAGTTTCCATTAGTGATTTGGCAGACCGGTTCTGGAACACAATCGAACATGAATATAAACGAGGTGATCTCGAATAAAGCACACGTAAATAATGGCGGAACTTTAGGTGAAAAATCTGAAATTCATCCCAATGACGATGTCAATAAATCCCAAAGTTCAAACGATACTTTCCCAACAGCAATGCATATTGCGGCGTACAAAAAAGTAGTTGAACATACTTTGCCTGCCGTAGAAAAACTGAGAAACACTTTACATGAAAAAGCAGAGAGTTTTAAAACGGTGGTCAAGATTGGACGAACACATTTAATGGATGCTACTCCGTTGACTTTGGGTCAGGAATTTTCGGGCTACGTGGCCCAATTGGATTATGCGATGAAAGCGATTAGCAATACTTTCGACCATTTGCAAGAAGTTGCGCTTGGTGGAACCGCTGTTGGAACAGGATTAAATACCCCAGAAGGTTACGATGTTTTAGTAGCAAAATATATTTCAGAATTTACAGGTCTTCCGTTTGTGACGGCGCCGAATAAATTTGAAGCACTTGCTGCTCACGATGCGATTGTAGAAAGTCATGGAGCTCTAAAACAATTGGCGGTTTCACTTTTCAAAATTGCGCAGGATATTCGTTTTCTGGCTTCTGGACCGCGAAGTGGAATTGGTGAAATTCATATCCCAGAAAATGAACCGGGATCTTCAATCATGCCGGGTAAAGTAAATCCTACCCAGAATGAAGCGATGACCATGGTTTGTGCGCAAGTTCTCGGAAATGACACGACCATATCTTTTGCCGGCACGCAGGGGAATTTTGAACTGAACGTTTTCAAGCCGGTGATGGCTTATAATTTCTTACAATCTGCTCAATTGTTAGGCGATGCGTGTATTTCATTTAATGATCATTGTGCTATCGGGATTGAACCGAGTGAACCAAGAATTAAAGAACTGGTTGAAAAATCATTAATGTTGGTAACAGCTTTGAATACGCATATCGGTTATGAAAATGCAGCAAAAATTGCAAAAACGGCTCACAAAAATGGAACCACTTTGAAAGAAGAAGCGGTCAATTTAGGTTTGTTGACGGCGGAACAGTTTGATGAATGGGTGAAACCGGGAGATATGGTTTAA
- a CDS encoding ABC transporter ATP-binding protein: MISIQNISKVYGTKKVLHIENLEIPKGESFGLVGNNGAGKTTLFSLLLDLIEPTTGFIEIDGNKVNENENWKKKVSAFIDETFLIGYLTPEEYFYFLGELRGQNRASVDEFLKQFNDFFNGEILSAKKYIRDLSKGNQKKVGIVGALIGKPEIIILDEPFANLDPSTQIKLKKLIKEWTQNEQVTFLISSHDLAHTTEVSNRIVLLDKGEIVKDIITTPQTLKELEDFFTTSVEATAEI, encoded by the coding sequence ATGATCTCAATTCAAAATATATCTAAAGTTTACGGAACCAAAAAAGTTCTTCATATTGAAAACCTCGAAATTCCGAAAGGCGAAAGTTTCGGATTGGTAGGAAATAATGGTGCTGGAAAAACAACTCTTTTCAGTCTTTTATTAGATTTAATAGAACCTACAACGGGTTTCATAGAAATTGATGGAAACAAAGTCAACGAAAATGAGAACTGGAAAAAGAAAGTTTCTGCCTTTATCGATGAAACTTTCTTGATCGGCTATTTAACACCCGAAGAGTATTTCTATTTCTTAGGAGAACTTCGTGGACAAAATAGAGCCAGCGTTGATGAATTCCTAAAACAGTTTAATGATTTCTTTAATGGTGAAATTTTGAGTGCTAAAAAGTATATCCGTGACTTATCAAAAGGAAATCAGAAAAAAGTCGGAATTGTTGGAGCTTTAATAGGAAAGCCAGAAATAATTATTTTAGATGAACCTTTTGCAAACCTTGATCCTTCTACCCAAATCAAATTGAAGAAATTAATTAAAGAATGGACTCAAAATGAGCAAGTAACGTTTCTAATTTCAAGTCACGATCTCGCTCACACGACTGAAGTAAGCAACCGTATCGTTCTGCTCGACAAAGGCGAAATTGTCAAAGATATCATAACAACGCCGCAAACATTAAAAGAGCTGGAAGATTTTTTCACAACCTCCGTTGAAGCGACGGCTGAAATATAA
- a CDS encoding fumarate hydratase, whose protein sequence is MEFHYQEPFPILKDETQYKKLTSEYVKTEFLGDREILTIDPLGLELLAENALADVSFMLRSSHLQKLKNIIDDPEATDNDRFVAYNLLQNAAVAIEGALPSCQDTGTAICVAKKGENVYTGVEDAAWISKGIYNTYQDRNLRYSQIVPLTMFEEKNSGSNLPAQIDIYAERGNEYKFLFLAKGGGSANKTFLYQKTKSLLNESSLDVFVRERIMDLGTAACPPYHLALVIGGTSAEANLAAVKKASAGYYDHLPTEGNMGGQAFRDLEWEKRVQKICQESSIGAQFGGKYLTHDVRVIRLPRHAASCPVGMGVSCSADRNIKGKITKDGIFLEQLEVNPKQFLPLTPPHLEEAVSIDLNRPMSEVLAELSKYPIKTRLNLNGTLIVARDIAHAKIKELLDSGQPMPDYFKNHPIYYAGPAKTPNGMASGSFGPTTAGRMDVYVDEFQSHGGSMIMLAKGNRSKDVTNACHKYGGFYLGSIGGPAAILAKENITSVEVVDFEELGMEAVRKIEIKNFPAFIISDDKGNDFFESIAAK, encoded by the coding sequence ATGGAATTTCATTACCAAGAACCTTTTCCAATTCTGAAGGACGAAACACAATATAAAAAACTCACTTCTGAATATGTAAAAACTGAGTTTTTGGGCGATCGCGAGATTTTGACCATCGATCCGCTGGGTTTAGAACTATTGGCAGAAAATGCTTTAGCCGATGTCTCTTTCATGCTTCGGTCTTCCCATTTGCAGAAACTAAAAAATATCATCGACGATCCGGAAGCGACCGACAACGATCGTTTTGTCGCCTATAATCTTTTACAAAATGCGGCAGTAGCAATTGAAGGCGCATTACCTTCTTGCCAGGATACGGGAACTGCGATCTGCGTGGCGAAAAAAGGAGAAAATGTTTATACAGGCGTTGAAGATGCTGCCTGGATTTCCAAAGGGATTTACAACACATACCAAGATCGAAACTTAAGATATTCCCAGATTGTTCCTTTAACCATGTTCGAGGAAAAGAATTCCGGTTCAAATCTCCCCGCACAAATCGACATTTATGCCGAAAGAGGAAACGAATACAAATTTTTATTTTTAGCAAAAGGTGGTGGTTCCGCCAACAAAACATTTCTTTATCAAAAGACAAAATCTTTATTGAACGAAAGTTCTTTGGATGTATTTGTCCGTGAAAGAATTATGGATCTGGGAACCGCCGCTTGCCCACCTTATCACCTAGCACTCGTCATTGGTGGAACTTCTGCAGAAGCAAACTTAGCCGCAGTGAAAAAAGCAAGTGCAGGTTATTATGATCATCTTCCAACTGAAGGAAATATGGGCGGCCAAGCCTTCCGAGATCTGGAATGGGAAAAAAGAGTTCAGAAGATTTGCCAGGAAAGTTCCATCGGAGCGCAGTTTGGTGGAAAATATTTAACGCATGATGTTCGCGTAATTCGTCTTCCCCGTCATGCCGCAAGTTGTCCCGTCGGAATGGGAGTTTCCTGCTCTGCAGATAGAAATATCAAAGGAAAAATAACGAAAGATGGAATCTTTTTGGAGCAACTGGAAGTTAATCCCAAACAGTTTTTACCTCTAACTCCACCACATTTAGAGGAAGCAGTTTCTATTGACTTAAACCGGCCAATGTCTGAAGTCTTAGCGGAATTATCTAAATATCCGATTAAGACACGATTAAATCTAAATGGAACTTTAATCGTTGCACGCGATATTGCCCATGCAAAGATCAAAGAATTGTTAGACAGCGGCCAACCAATGCCGGACTATTTCAAAAATCACCCGATCTATTACGCGGGTCCTGCAAAAACTCCAAACGGAATGGCCTCTGGAAGTTTCGGTCCTACCACTGCCGGAAGAATGGATGTTTATGTTGATGAATTTCAATCGCACGGCGGAAGTATGATCATGCTTGCCAAAGGAAATCGTAGCAAAGACGTAACCAACGCTTGTCACAAATACGGCGGATTTTACTTGGGATCAATCGGTGGACCCGCTGCAATTTTAGCAAAGGAGAACATAACCTCTGTTGAAGTTGTTGATTTTGAAGAACTTGGCATGGAAGCAGTTCGCAAGATTGAAATTAAGAATTTCCCAGCGTTCATCATCTCTGATGATAAAGGAAATGACTTCTTTGAATCAATTGCAGCGAAATAA